In the Deinococcus ficus genome, one interval contains:
- a CDS encoding M3 family metallopeptidase, giving the protein MSNNPVPSENPLLNLGFKIPFDRIRPEHAEPAVDTLLALTQEKLDALAGAPARNFENFMADLDTLTEQLSTVGTIVHHLDSVMSSDEWKAAVEAIIPKTSEFYTKLSLHPGLWQALKAYSETDEARALDPVQARLLKLTIDEFRRGGADLPEDRKARLLELNTRLAQVTNTFAKNVLDATAAYELLVPEERLAGVPQRVKDATRRDAEGRGQEGHRLTLHQPVLQPILTYADDRELRRELWEAQQQVGRQEGRDNRPLVREILQLRREKAQLLGFRNFADLVLEERMAGSGDRALAFERDLDAKTRPAFERENAELDAYYRGKAGADAPALEAWDGAYWAEKQRQEKYDFDEEALRPYFPMPKVLSGLFELVGRVFGITVTEAQAPGWHPEVQYYDIHDEAGTHIASFYTDWYPRDTKRGGAWMNAFITGGPKEDGVDPHLGLMCGNMTPPSGDTPSLLSVREVETVFHEFGHLLHHAMSRVPVKSLAGTNVPWDFVELPSQIMENWVTEREALDLFAAHHETGEKLPQDLYERLIAAQNYRAANMAMRQYSFGTADLSLHVEYDPAGDEDPVVLARDIMRQFNPFPLPDDYAMVAQFGHLFSSPVGYGAGYYSYKWAEVLDADAFSRFKQEGIFNRETGRDYVDKILSRGNSDDPAQLYRDFMGRDPDADALLRRSGLK; this is encoded by the coding sequence ATGTCAAACAATCCTGTTCCCAGCGAGAATCCGCTGCTTAATCTTGGTTTCAAGATTCCCTTTGACCGCATCCGTCCGGAGCATGCCGAGCCGGCCGTGGACACCCTGCTGGCGCTGACGCAGGAGAAACTGGACGCCCTGGCGGGCGCGCCGGCGCGGAACTTCGAGAATTTCATGGCAGACCTGGACACGCTGACCGAGCAGCTGTCCACGGTGGGCACCATCGTGCACCACCTGGACAGCGTCATGAGCAGCGACGAGTGGAAGGCCGCCGTGGAGGCGATCATCCCGAAGACCAGCGAGTTCTACACGAAGCTGAGCCTGCATCCGGGCCTGTGGCAGGCGCTGAAGGCGTACTCGGAGACGGACGAGGCCCGCGCCCTGGACCCGGTGCAGGCGCGCCTGCTGAAACTCACCATCGACGAGTTCCGCCGCGGCGGCGCGGACCTGCCGGAGGACAGGAAGGCGCGGCTGCTGGAACTGAACACGCGTCTGGCGCAGGTGACGAACACCTTCGCGAAGAACGTGCTGGACGCCACCGCCGCGTACGAGCTGCTGGTGCCGGAGGAGCGTCTGGCGGGCGTGCCGCAGCGCGTGAAGGACGCCACGCGCCGTGACGCGGAGGGCCGCGGGCAGGAGGGGCACCGCCTGACGCTGCACCAGCCGGTGCTGCAGCCCATCCTGACGTACGCCGACGACCGGGAGCTGCGCCGGGAGCTGTGGGAGGCGCAGCAGCAGGTGGGCCGCCAGGAGGGCCGCGACAACCGCCCCCTGGTCCGCGAGATCCTGCAGCTCCGCCGGGAGAAAGCGCAGCTGCTGGGCTTCCGCAACTTCGCGGACCTGGTGCTGGAGGAGCGCATGGCCGGCAGCGGGGACCGCGCCCTGGCGTTCGAGCGGGACCTGGACGCCAAGACCCGCCCCGCGTTCGAGCGGGAGAACGCGGAGCTGGACGCGTACTACCGCGGGAAGGCCGGCGCGGACGCGCCTGCGCTGGAAGCCTGGGACGGCGCGTACTGGGCAGAAAAGCAGCGGCAGGAGAAGTACGACTTCGACGAGGAGGCCCTGCGCCCGTACTTCCCCATGCCGAAGGTCCTATCGGGCCTGTTCGAGCTGGTCGGCCGCGTGTTCGGGATCACGGTCACGGAAGCGCAGGCGCCCGGCTGGCATCCGGAAGTGCAGTACTACGACATTCACGACGAGGCCGGCACGCACATCGCCAGCTTCTACACCGACTGGTACCCGCGGGACACCAAGCGCGGCGGGGCGTGGATGAACGCCTTCATCACCGGCGGCCCGAAGGAGGACGGCGTGGACCCGCACCTGGGCCTGATGTGCGGCAACATGACGCCGCCCAGCGGGGACACCCCCAGCCTGCTCAGCGTGCGTGAGGTGGAGACGGTGTTCCACGAGTTCGGGCACCTGCTGCACCACGCCATGAGCCGCGTGCCGGTCAAGAGCCTGGCGGGCACGAACGTGCCGTGGGACTTCGTGGAGCTGCCCAGCCAGATCATGGAGAACTGGGTGACGGAACGCGAGGCGCTGGACCTGTTCGCCGCGCACCACGAGACCGGCGAGAAGCTGCCGCAGGACCTGTACGAGCGCCTGATCGCCGCGCAGAACTACCGCGCCGCGAACATGGCGATGCGCCAGTACAGCTTCGGCACGGCCGACCTGAGCCTGCACGTGGAGTACGACCCGGCCGGCGACGAGGACCCCGTGGTGCTCGCGCGAGACATCATGCGGCAGTTCAACCCCTTCCCCCTGCCGGACGATTACGCGATGGTCGCGCAGTTCGGTCACCTGTTCAGCAGCCCGGTCGGGTACGGCGCCGGGTACTACAGCTACAAGTGGGCGGAGGTGCTGGACGCGGACGCCTTCAGCCGCTTCAAGCAGGAGGGCATCTTCAACCGGGAGACGGGCCGCGACTACGTGGACAAGATCCTGTCCCGCGGCAACAGTGACGACCCCGCGCAGCTGTACCGGGACTTCATGGGCCGCGACCCCGACGCGGACGCCCTGCTGCGCCGCAGCGGCCTGAAGTAA
- the queA gene encoding tRNA preQ1(34) S-adenosylmethionine ribosyltransferase-isomerase QueA, translated as MNPDPRTADEILAALHFHLPEHRIAQTGAEPRDTSRLMHVGKQITHHTFRDLPALLRPGDLLVFNESRVIPARVMARKPVINGYGGGQVEVLLLREEEHNTWSAYLKPARRAGHELWLGEHRAEIIGQLDDGARLLRFDHDIKPHLDDIGRLPLPPYINAGDDDHHWRQRYQTVYARTPGSVAAPTAGLHFTPELLEQLDAIGVERTHVTLHVGAGTFKPITGSVNDHVMHAERYAVSEQAAHAINTARAQHRRIIAVGTTTVRTLESAWNGSQVQPGEGDTRIFITPGTPVHVPDLLITNLHLPGSTLLLLVAAFAGVDRIQAAYQAALDEDYRFYSLGDAMLLENTRE; from the coding sequence GTGAACCCCGACCCCCGCACCGCCGACGAGATCCTCGCCGCGCTGCACTTCCACCTGCCCGAGCACCGCATCGCCCAGACCGGCGCCGAACCCCGCGACACCTCCCGCCTCATGCACGTCGGCAAGCAGATCACGCACCACACCTTCCGCGACCTGCCCGCCCTCCTGCGCCCCGGCGACCTCCTCGTCTTCAACGAAAGCCGCGTCATCCCCGCCCGCGTCATGGCCCGCAAACCCGTCATCAACGGCTACGGCGGCGGACAGGTCGAGGTGCTCCTCCTGCGCGAAGAAGAACACAACACCTGGAGCGCCTACCTCAAACCCGCCCGCCGCGCCGGCCACGAACTCTGGCTCGGCGAGCACCGCGCCGAAATCATCGGCCAGCTCGACGACGGCGCCCGCCTCCTGCGCTTCGACCACGACATCAAACCCCACCTCGACGACATCGGCCGCCTCCCCCTGCCCCCCTACATCAACGCCGGAGACGACGACCACCACTGGCGCCAGCGGTACCAGACCGTCTACGCCCGCACCCCCGGCAGCGTCGCCGCCCCCACCGCCGGCCTCCACTTCACCCCCGAACTCCTGGAGCAACTCGACGCGATAGGCGTCGAACGCACCCACGTCACCCTCCACGTCGGCGCCGGCACCTTCAAACCCATCACCGGCAGCGTCAACGACCACGTCATGCACGCCGAACGCTACGCCGTCAGCGAACAAGCCGCCCACGCCATCAACACCGCCCGCGCCCAGCACCGCCGCATCATCGCCGTCGGCACCACCACCGTCCGCACCCTCGAAAGCGCCTGGAACGGCTCGCAGGTCCAACCCGGCGAAGGCGACACCCGCATCTTCATCACCCCCGGCACCCCCGTCCACGTCCCCGACCTCCTCATCACCAACCTCCACCTCCCCGGCAGCACCCTCCTCCTGCTCGTCGCCGCCTTCGCCGGCGTGGACCGCATCCAGGCCGCATACCAGGCTGCGCTGGACGAGGACTACCGGTTCTACTCGCTGGGCGACGCCATGCTGCTGGAAAACACTCGCGAGTAA
- a CDS encoding MarR family winged helix-turn-helix transcriptional regulator, giving the protein MPTRYAGLPEERLALDAYIKLSRALHAVDTRIHRHLQDRGLTVSQFGVLEALLHVGPMSQRQLAQKILRSSGNLTMVIDNLERDGLVRREKSDRDRRVMNVFLTDQGRELIAGMIGPHVQGVQEVMGELSEAELSQLAGLCRRLGHAAAGKAGAESPV; this is encoded by the coding sequence ATGCCCACCCGTTATGCCGGTCTGCCTGAGGAACGCCTCGCCCTGGACGCCTACATCAAGTTGTCCCGGGCGCTGCACGCCGTGGACACCCGGATTCACCGGCACCTGCAGGACCGCGGCCTGACCGTCTCGCAGTTCGGGGTGCTGGAGGCGCTGCTGCACGTGGGGCCGATGAGTCAGCGGCAGCTGGCGCAGAAGATCCTGCGGTCCAGCGGGAATCTGACCATGGTGATCGACAACCTGGAACGCGACGGGCTGGTCCGCCGGGAGAAGAGTGACCGGGACCGCCGCGTGATGAACGTGTTCCTGACCGATCAGGGCCGTGAGCTGATCGCGGGCATGATCGGGCCGCACGTGCAGGGCGTGCAGGAGGTGATGGGCGAGCTGAGCGAGGCGGAACTGTCGCAGCTGGCGGGCCTGTGCCGGCGCCTGGGGCACGCGGCGGCCGGGAAGGCGGGCGCCGAGTCCCCGGTCTGA
- a CDS encoding tryptophanase: MPITYVPEPFRIKMVETIRLLTREERARKIREAHHNVFNLRAEDVYIDLLTDSGTSAMSAEQWSGVMRGDEAYAGARSYFRLLDTGRALFGYEYVQPVHQGRAAEKVLFPLLMGPGQVAISNMFFDTTRAHVELAGARALDCVVPEARDTRAQVPFKGNMDTTRLERLIAEHPGQVAAVVMTITNNSAGGQPVSLRNMRDTAEICRRHGLPLVIDAARFAENAYFIQQREAEYRDWSVRDIVREFFRYGDAFTMSAKKDALVNMGGLIGVKSDPALVQRVKGNTIAFEGFTSYGGLSGRDLEALATGLEEGLDETYLRYRTGQVAYLASILDEHGIPYQSPPGGHGLFIDAQAMLPHIPYTQFPGQALAVELYVEAGIRTCDIGSFMLGNDPDTGEQLRADFEFTRLAVPRRVYTQAHLDVMAGALIAIQARAAQVPGYRITWEPPVLRHFQAELEPVGVPHAAPLPG; this comes from the coding sequence GTGCCCATCACGTACGTTCCGGAACCCTTCCGCATCAAGATGGTCGAGACGATCCGGCTCCTCACCCGCGAGGAACGCGCCCGGAAGATCCGGGAGGCGCACCACAACGTCTTCAATCTGCGCGCGGAGGACGTGTACATCGACCTGCTGACCGATTCGGGCACGAGCGCCATGAGTGCCGAGCAGTGGAGCGGCGTGATGCGCGGCGACGAGGCCTACGCCGGGGCGCGGAGCTACTTCCGGCTGCTGGACACCGGGCGGGCGCTGTTCGGGTACGAGTACGTCCAGCCGGTTCACCAGGGCCGCGCGGCGGAGAAGGTGCTGTTCCCGCTGCTGATGGGGCCGGGGCAGGTGGCGATTTCCAACATGTTCTTCGACACCACCCGCGCGCACGTGGAACTCGCCGGGGCCCGCGCGCTGGACTGCGTGGTGCCCGAGGCGCGGGACACCCGGGCGCAGGTGCCGTTCAAGGGCAACATGGACACCACGCGGCTGGAACGCCTGATCGCGGAGCACCCCGGGCAGGTCGCGGCGGTCGTCATGACGATCACGAACAACTCGGCGGGCGGACAGCCGGTCAGCCTGCGGAACATGCGCGACACCGCCGAGATCTGCCGCCGGCACGGCCTGCCGCTGGTGATCGACGCGGCGCGCTTCGCGGAGAACGCGTACTTCATCCAGCAGCGCGAGGCCGAATACCGCGACTGGAGCGTGCGGGACATCGTCCGCGAGTTCTTCCGGTACGGCGACGCCTTCACCATGAGCGCGAAGAAGGACGCCCTGGTGAACATGGGCGGCCTGATCGGCGTGAAAAGCGACCCGGCCCTGGTGCAGCGCGTGAAGGGCAACACGATCGCCTTCGAGGGATTCACCAGTTACGGCGGCCTGTCGGGCCGCGACCTGGAAGCGCTCGCCACCGGCCTGGAAGAGGGTCTGGACGAGACGTACCTGCGCTACCGCACCGGGCAGGTCGCGTACCTGGCGAGCATCCTGGACGAGCACGGCATCCCCTACCAGTCCCCGCCCGGCGGGCACGGGCTGTTCATTGACGCTCAGGCCATGCTGCCGCACATCCCGTACACGCAGTTCCCGGGGCAGGCGCTGGCGGTGGAACTGTACGTGGAGGCCGGCATCCGCACCTGCGACATCGGGTCGTTCATGCTCGGCAACGACCCGGACACCGGTGAGCAGCTCCGCGCGGATTTCGAGTTCACGCGGCTCGCCGTTCCCCGCCGGGTGTACACGCAGGCGCACTTGGACGTGATGGCCGGCGCCCTGATCGCCATTCAGGCCCGCGCGGCGCAGGTGCCTGGGTACCGCATCACCTGGGAACCCCCGGTGCTGCGGCACTTCCAGGCGGAACTGGAACCGGTGGGCGTGCCGCACGCCGCGCCCCTGCCGGGCTGA
- a CDS encoding AzlC family ABC transporter permease: MSPTTPFFPPFWRGFRIMIPLWLGVMPFAVAYAVTARAAGLSVWETTLMSLTTFAGASQFAAAGMFGAHASAVSIVVTTFLLNARHVLYGLSLARQLPMSAAQRLTAAQFLTDEAYGMVIVNGPKDPAGLTYPFLLGTALSLYAAWNATTLLGALAGSVLPDPEALGVGVIFPLAFLGLLVPLLVSRLTLLVAAVSGLGAWALSQVLPGGLVILVAGVGGALLGAALLTRLQPAGERA; encoded by the coding sequence ATGAGCCCCACCACCCCCTTCTTCCCGCCCTTCTGGCGGGGGTTCCGGATCATGATTCCGCTGTGGCTGGGCGTGATGCCCTTCGCGGTGGCCTACGCCGTCACGGCCCGCGCCGCCGGCCTGAGCGTGTGGGAGACCACCCTGATGAGCCTCACCACCTTCGCCGGCGCCAGCCAGTTCGCCGCCGCCGGCATGTTCGGCGCGCACGCCTCCGCCGTCAGCATCGTCGTGACCACCTTCCTGCTCAACGCCCGGCACGTCCTGTACGGCCTGAGCCTCGCCCGGCAGCTGCCCATGAGCGCCGCGCAGCGCCTCACCGCCGCGCAGTTCCTGACCGACGAGGCCTACGGCATGGTCATCGTGAACGGCCCCAAGGACCCCGCCGGCCTCACCTACCCCTTCCTGCTGGGCACCGCACTCAGCCTGTACGCCGCCTGGAACGCCACCACCCTCCTCGGCGCGCTGGCCGGGTCCGTCCTGCCCGACCCGGAGGCGCTGGGCGTGGGCGTCATCTTCCCCCTGGCGTTCCTGGGCCTGCTCGTGCCGCTGCTCGTCAGCCGCCTGACCCTGCTCGTCGCCGCCGTGTCCGGCCTGGGCGCCTGGGCGCTCTCGCAGGTGCTTCCGGGCGGCCTGGTGATCCTGGTGGCCGGGGTGGGCGGCGCCCTCCTCGGCGCGGCCCTCCTCACGCGCCTCCAGCCGGCCGGGGAGCGCGCATGA
- a CDS encoding aminopeptidase, whose translation MSAQSDSLQSDALSQAQAQYEQFRARSLNLNIQRGQPADADFDLSNDLIAALGREDTTFDNIDLRNYPGGVQGLPSARALFAEYLDVKAENVVVWNNSSLELQGLVLSFALLHGMRSSTGGWVRLLDGQKPKMIVTLPGYDRHFLLLETLGFELITVDMQPDGPDVDAIARYAGRDASVKGVLFVPTYSNPGGETISLEKAQRLAGIKAAAPDFTIFADDAYRAHHLTEEGRHEPVNFVALCRDAGFPDRAFVFASTSKVTFAGAGLGFVASSEDNVKWLSKYLNAQSIGPNKLEQARHVKFLRGYPGGLEGLMREHARLIQPKFQVTQDVLAETLGTDGEYATWTTPRGGYFISLDTAAPVADRVVALAAQAGVSLTPAGATYPGGKDPGNRNIRIAPTRPPLAEVEEAMRVLAVCVRLATEEYRAAQG comes from the coding sequence ATGAGTGCCCAGAGTGATTCCCTTCAGAGTGACGCGCTGTCCCAGGCGCAGGCGCAGTACGAGCAGTTCAGGGCGCGGAGCCTGAACCTGAACATTCAGCGGGGCCAGCCGGCCGACGCGGACTTCGACCTGAGCAACGACCTGATCGCGGCGCTGGGCCGTGAGGACACGACGTTCGACAACATCGATCTGCGGAACTATCCGGGGGGCGTGCAGGGCCTGCCGAGTGCGCGGGCGCTGTTTGCGGAGTACCTGGACGTGAAGGCGGAGAACGTGGTCGTGTGGAACAACAGCAGCCTGGAGTTGCAGGGCCTGGTGCTGAGTTTCGCGCTGCTGCACGGCATGCGCAGCAGCACGGGCGGCTGGGTGCGGCTGCTGGACGGGCAGAAACCGAAGATGATCGTGACGCTGCCCGGCTACGACCGGCACTTCCTGCTGCTGGAGACGCTGGGGTTCGAGCTGATCACGGTGGACATGCAGCCGGACGGCCCGGACGTAGACGCCATCGCCCGGTACGCGGGGCGGGACGCGAGCGTGAAGGGCGTGCTGTTCGTGCCCACGTACAGCAACCCGGGCGGGGAGACGATCAGCCTGGAGAAGGCGCAGCGGCTCGCGGGGATCAAGGCGGCCGCGCCGGACTTCACGATCTTCGCGGATGACGCCTACCGCGCGCACCACCTGACCGAAGAGGGGCGGCATGAGCCGGTGAATTTCGTGGCGCTGTGCCGGGACGCGGGCTTCCCGGACCGGGCGTTCGTGTTCGCGAGCACCAGCAAGGTCACGTTCGCGGGCGCGGGCCTGGGGTTCGTGGCGAGCAGCGAGGACAACGTGAAGTGGCTGTCGAAGTACCTGAACGCGCAGAGCATCGGCCCGAACAAGCTGGAGCAGGCGCGGCACGTGAAGTTCCTGCGCGGCTACCCGGGCGGGCTGGAGGGCCTGATGCGCGAGCACGCCCGGCTGATCCAGCCGAAGTTCCAGGTGACGCAGGACGTCCTGGCGGAAACGCTCGGCACAGACGGCGAGTACGCCACCTGGACCACGCCGCGCGGCGGGTACTTCATCAGTCTGGACACGGCCGCGCCGGTCGCGGACCGCGTGGTGGCCCTGGCGGCGCAGGCGGGTGTGAGCCTCACGCCGGCGGGGGCGACGTACCCGGGCGGGAAGGACCCGGGGAACCGGAACATCCGCATCGCGCCGACCCGCCCGCCGCTGGCGGAGGTCGAGGAGGCCATGCGCGTGCTGGCCGTCTGCGTGCGGCTGGCGACCGAGGAGTACCGCGCCGCGCAGGGCTGA
- a CDS encoding SRPBCC family protein has protein sequence MSDDLTLTRTFAAPPALVYAMWTTPEHFAHWFGTDAVHIPLDSVQLDARVGGRWTAQMHLPDGHRIDWSGEYTEVDPPARLAFTMNDDPTRPAGLPVVVTFLEVPGGTEMTLVQARGGFSDEQLAATRAGYSAFFDVMEQRLAELTR, from the coding sequence ATGAGTGACGACCTGACCCTCACCCGCACCTTCGCCGCGCCCCCCGCCCTGGTGTACGCCATGTGGACCACCCCGGAGCACTTCGCGCACTGGTTCGGTACGGACGCCGTGCACATCCCGCTGGACAGCGTGCAGCTGGACGCCCGGGTCGGCGGGCGCTGGACCGCGCAGATGCACCTCCCGGACGGGCACCGCATCGACTGGTCCGGCGAGTACACGGAAGTGGACCCGCCCGCCCGGCTGGCCTTCACCATGAACGACGACCCCACCCGGCCCGCGGGCCTGCCGGTGGTCGTGACCTTCCTCGAGGTGCCGGGCGGCACCGAGATGACGCTGGTGCAGGCCCGCGGCGGGTTCAGCGACGAGCAGCTGGCCGCCACCCGCGCCGGGTACAGCGCCTTCTTCGACGTGATGGAGCAGCGCCTCGCCGAACTGACGAGATAA
- a CDS encoding ArsR/SmtB family transcription factor yields the protein MSSDPLSRTFAALADPTRRALLARLAQGDATVKDLAEPFDMTLAAVSKHLRVLEQAGLVERGREAQYRPARLNARPLAAAADWTLAYARFWQGSLDTLDTYLRTLQTAPATPLTPEETDHE from the coding sequence GTGAGCAGCGATCCCCTCAGCCGCACCTTCGCCGCCCTGGCCGACCCCACCCGCCGCGCCCTGCTGGCCCGGCTGGCGCAGGGCGACGCCACGGTCAAGGACCTGGCCGAACCGTTCGACATGACCCTGGCCGCCGTGTCCAAGCACCTGCGCGTGCTGGAACAGGCCGGGCTGGTCGAACGCGGCCGGGAAGCCCAGTACCGCCCCGCCCGGCTCAACGCCCGCCCGCTGGCCGCCGCCGCCGACTGGACCCTGGCGTACGCCCGCTTCTGGCAGGGCAGCCTGGACACCCTGGACACCTACCTGCGCACCCTTCAGACCGCCCCCGCCACGCCGCTCACCCCCGAGGAGACCGACCATGAGTGA
- a CDS encoding NYN domain-containing protein: MQYIVQRPRVGVFIDTQNLYHSARDLLERTVNFETILQVATRDRELVHAISYTVERDGEATSRPFIYKLSALGYKVRRMTLTLHHVTDTGKPIYEGNWDMGIVADMVRLMDHLDIVVLGSGDGDYTDIVEVLQERGKRVEVIAFREHTAQKLIDAADRFTHLPDIQDALMPARTRNGSKTPAETPSEPLPDDAE; the protein is encoded by the coding sequence ATGCAGTACATCGTGCAGCGCCCCCGCGTGGGCGTGTTCATCGACACGCAGAACCTCTACCACAGTGCCCGCGACCTGCTGGAACGCACCGTGAACTTCGAGACCATCCTCCAGGTCGCCACCCGCGACCGGGAACTCGTGCACGCCATCAGCTACACCGTCGAACGCGACGGCGAAGCCACCAGCCGCCCCTTCATCTACAAACTCAGCGCCCTGGGGTACAAGGTCCGCCGCATGACCCTCACCCTGCACCACGTCACCGACACCGGCAAACCCATCTACGAAGGCAACTGGGACATGGGCATCGTCGCCGACATGGTCCGCCTGATGGACCACCTCGACATCGTCGTCCTCGGCAGCGGCGACGGCGACTACACCGACATCGTCGAGGTGCTCCAGGAACGCGGCAAACGCGTCGAAGTCATCGCCTTCCGCGAACACACCGCGCAGAAACTCATCGACGCCGCCGACCGCTTCACCCACCTCCCCGACATCCAGGACGCCCTGATGCCCGCCCGCACCCGCAACGGCAGCAAAACCCCCGCCGAAACGCCCAGCGAGCCCCTCCCCGACGACGCGGAGTAA
- a CDS encoding AzlD domain-containing protein — protein sequence MSVLAVLLLMWAVTYPARLLGLSLGGVNLPPFWLNFLTFVPVSVFAALIVPDVAASPEWPRRLVAALVGALLIWRTRNLGLGIVLGFGAYWLARLAGL from the coding sequence ATGAGCGTCCTGGCCGTGCTGCTGCTGATGTGGGCGGTCACCTACCCCGCCCGCCTGCTGGGCCTGAGCCTGGGCGGCGTGAACCTGCCGCCCTTCTGGCTGAACTTCCTGACCTTCGTGCCGGTCAGCGTGTTCGCCGCCCTGATCGTGCCCGACGTCGCCGCCAGCCCCGAATGGCCCCGGCGCCTCGTGGCCGCGCTGGTCGGCGCCCTGCTGATCTGGCGCACCCGCAACCTGGGCCTGGGCATCGTGCTGGGCTTCGGCGCGTACTGGCTGGCCCGGCTGGCCGGACTGTAG
- a CDS encoding tyrosine phenol-lyase: MDKMYVAEPYKIKVVEPIRMTTRAQRQAALERAGHNTFLLDSRDVYIDLLTDSGTTAMSDRQWAGLMLGDEAYAGSRNFFHLLETVQEYYGFRYMVPTHQGRGAEHLLSRIAIKPGDYVPGNMYFTTTRAHQELAGATFRDVIIDEAHDPQADLPFKGNVDLRKFQALIEEVGAEKIPYICLAVTVNLAGGQPVSLQNIRDVSELAHRHGIRVMFDATRCVENAYLIKEREPGHAGRSVREILKEMMSYGDGCTMSGKKDCMVNIGGFLAMNDPELYQAATQLVVLYEGMPSYGGLAGRDMEAMALGIQESVDDDYIHHRIMQVRYLGDRLAAADVPIVRPVGGHAVFLDARQFLDHLPQDAFPAQMLAAQIYLQSGVRSMERGIVSAGRDREGQNHHPNLELVRLTVPRRVYTYAHMDVVADSITDLYEDRRRIPGLTMVYEPKVLRFFTARFEPLPVTQDGARQNALPA, translated from the coding sequence ATGGATAAGATGTACGTCGCCGAGCCCTACAAGATCAAAGTCGTCGAACCGATCCGCATGACCACCCGCGCCCAGCGCCAGGCGGCCCTGGAACGCGCCGGGCACAACACCTTCCTGCTCGACAGCAGGGACGTGTACATTGACCTGCTCACCGATTCCGGCACCACCGCCATGAGCGACCGCCAGTGGGCGGGTCTGATGCTGGGCGACGAGGCCTACGCCGGCAGCCGCAACTTCTTTCACCTGCTGGAGACCGTGCAGGAGTACTACGGTTTCCGGTACATGGTCCCCACCCACCAGGGCCGCGGCGCCGAACACCTGCTCTCCCGCATCGCCATCAAGCCCGGCGATTACGTGCCCGGCAACATGTACTTCACCACCACCCGCGCCCACCAGGAACTGGCCGGCGCGACCTTCCGCGACGTGATCATCGACGAGGCCCACGATCCGCAGGCGGACCTGCCCTTCAAGGGGAACGTGGACCTGCGCAAGTTCCAGGCCCTGATCGAGGAGGTCGGCGCCGAGAAAATCCCATACATCTGCCTGGCGGTCACCGTGAATCTCGCGGGCGGGCAACCGGTCAGCCTGCAGAACATCCGTGACGTCAGCGAGCTCGCGCACCGGCACGGCATCAGGGTCATGTTCGACGCGACCCGCTGCGTGGAAAACGCGTACCTCATCAAGGAGCGCGAACCGGGGCATGCCGGCCGCAGCGTGCGCGAGATCCTGAAGGAAATGATGTCCTACGGCGACGGCTGCACCATGTCCGGCAAGAAGGACTGCATGGTGAACATCGGCGGATTCCTCGCCATGAACGACCCCGAGCTGTACCAGGCAGCCACGCAGCTCGTCGTGCTGTACGAGGGCATGCCCAGCTACGGCGGGCTGGCCGGCCGCGACATGGAAGCCATGGCGCTCGGCATTCAGGAAAGCGTGGACGACGACTACATCCACCACCGCATCATGCAGGTCCGGTACCTCGGGGACCGGCTGGCCGCGGCGGACGTGCCCATCGTGAGGCCCGTCGGCGGGCACGCCGTGTTCCTGGACGCCCGGCAGTTCCTGGATCACCTCCCGCAGGACGCCTTCCCCGCCCAGATGCTCGCCGCGCAGATCTACCTGCAAAGCGGCGTGCGCAGCATGGAACGCGGCATCGTGTCCGCCGGCCGCGACCGTGAAGGGCAGAATCACCACCCGAACCTCGAACTCGTGCGCCTGACCGTCCCGCGGCGCGTGTACACGTACGCCCACATGGACGTCGTGGCCGACAGCATCACCGACCTGTACGAGGACCGGCGCCGCATTCCGGGCCTGACGATGGTGTACGAGCCGAAAGTTCTGCGCTTCTTCACCGCCCGCTTCGAGCCGCTGCCCGTGACGCAGGACGGCGCCCGGCAGAACGCCCTGCCCGCCTGA